The genomic region GCCGCGAGTTCTTCCACGGCGCGTATGTCGCGCAGGTCGATCCGAGAGATTAGCAGACGATCGAGCCAGGCGGCGCTGTCCGGCTCCGCCGCAAAACGCTCCGCCGCGTCGATGGGAAACCGGGTCGTCACGATCACGCGCGCGCCGTCGCGCAGCAGGCGCAGAGCCATCTCATAACCGATCTTGATCCGCCCGCCGGTGATCAGCGCCGTCCGGCCCGCGAGGTCCGCCCGCTGGCCGCGCTTGGCGTAGTGAACGCCGGCGCACTCCGGACAGAGCAGATGGTAATGGAAGTGCAGTTCGGTGTAAAGCTCCTTGCAAACATAGCAGCGAATCGGCCGCGACGCCGCGCCGACTGTTTCGACAAACGAATCGCCGGCGTGCTCCGCTAGCATCGGCGCAGAGTTCGCCGGCGACTGCTCCCGGACAATCACGGTTTGGGCGCGCAGGTCTCGATCGGCCTGGACGCGCTCCTCGCGCCGCCGCTGATTCTGCCCGCGCTTGCCCTCCCGGTGGATCTTGGCGATAATCGTCTTAAGGCCATCGTGATCGTCGATCACCGACGGATCCCGCGCGATCTCCTGTAGCGTCCGATAACACGCTTCCAATTGTTGTTCCGTGAGTGGCATGGGTGATCAAGAAGAGGGAACGGCCGAGATTTGAACTCGGATCTTCCCGTGAGAAGGAGCGCTTTTCCGTTAAGCTAACGTTCCCATAACTCCGTCCACCGATTATACCCGGGGACCATTCGGGCATCGTGTCCCGCTTCCCTGTTTCATGAAGAATTGCGATGTGCTACAATGCGCCGATGGCTATGCGATAAGAGGAGAAATACCATGATCACTTTCGTCAATGCAGTGACGCTGACGGGCCTGGCCGCGGCGACGGCTCTGATGAGCGCGACGGCGCTTGGCGCGAACCTGGTGGTGGACGGCAAAGTCGCCTCGACCAGTGTGCGGATGATCGACGGCGTCGCATACGTCAAGGTCTCCGATATCGCGAAGTCGATAGGAAGAGTTGTCGCCAAACGGCCGGGAGGCTACGAGCTGATCGAGGCGGGCGGCGCGAATCAGATCGCGGGCGTGGTCAAGGGTAAGATCGGAGATCAGCTCTTTGACGGAAAGTGGCGGTTCAAAGTCACCGGCGTCGAAACGGCCAGCACTTATGCGCTGAAGACGCAGGGCGAGCCGTACAGTTACGGCTCCGACGTCAGCTATAACACCAGCACGCGCACCTTTTCGGCGCCGGCGGCGGACACGCTCATCATCGTTCGCTGCGCCATCGCGAACGGCCAGAAGACGAAGCAGACGTTCTGGGTAGCCGAAGGCGGCTCCAACACCGCGCTGACCGACGATCAGGGGCACGCGTTCACGCCCATCGCCTACGATTTCTCCGGCGCGCCCGCCCAAACGGAGCCGCTCCTGCCTGGCTCCAAAATGGAGTTCCCGGTCATCTTCTGTATTCCGGCGGGAACGCAGCTCAAGGACCTGATCTTCACGCTGCGCAACAACGACGCTTCGTCCAAAGGGAACGACGTGCGCGTCTCTCTCAGCGGCGGTTAGCGCCGCGCCGGCCCGGGGATCTCCCGGGCCGGGATGTCTACAGAATTACGGTGAATCTGACGATAATTAAGGCGTAACAAGTATTTTTTTTGGTCGCGTGGGACGGCGCGTCTCACAGTCAGATTCTTCATGCAAGACTATCATGCTCTCCTGCGGCGACAGCTCAAGCGGCACGTAAAAATCACGGAAGAGATTCCGGAAGATTGGCGCGCTTTTCTGGCTGCGGTCAATCAAGCATACGGAGACTCCGACTCCAGCCGGCGGCTGCTCGAACGCGCCGTGGATCTGAGCTCCGCCGAGCTGTTTGAGTCGAACGCGGAACTCCGAGCCATTTTGCAGGCGCTGCCGGACTTTTTGTTTCGCATCGATTCCCGAAACGCGATCATTCCGCTCGTTCCCTCGGATATCGACCGCTCCGATATCTGCCTGCGCGTTTTGGATGAGACGTCTCACCACCGCTGCGCCGGACAGTTTCGGGAGGCGCTGGAGCAGATCCGCGCCTCCCATGCTCCGCTCAACTTTGAGTACGAGTTTACGCACGACCATCAGGAATATTTCTACGAAGCGCGCCTGGCGCCGTTCATGGAGGCGGGAGTGATCGGCCTTCTGCGCGACATTACGGTCCGCAAACAAGCCGAACGCTCTCTCAAAGTCAGCGAAGAACGCGCGCGATTGGCCCATCTTGATCTGATGGTCATCAAGGGGGAACTGGAGGCGGAGCAGGAGAAGCTGCGAAAACTGGCGACCGAGGACAACCTGACGGGACTTTGGAACCGCCGCGTCATCTTCGAACATCTCGCGGGCGATCTTATCGACGCCAAGCAGAACAAACGCTCGGTCGCGGTCGTGATGGCCGACCTCGACGGCTTCAAGCAGATCAACGACACCAACGGACACCAGGTCGGCGACATCGTTCTTCAGGAGACGGCAAAGCGGCTGAAGGCGTGCGTACGCACCTCCGACGCCGTGGGGCGTTACGGGGGCGAGGAGTTCCTGATCATCCTGAACGACTGCGACGGCGACTCCGCTATCCGGCGCGCGGAGGAGCTTCGTCTCGCGGTCAATCGCTCGCCCATCGCGCTGATCGAAGGCAAGATCGAAGTGACGTGCAGCTTTGGAGTCAGCTGGACGCGCGAAAGCTATTACAGCATCGATCCCATCGTGCGCGAGGCTGACACGGCCCTGTATCAGGCCAAGCATACCGGCAAAAACAAAGTCGTGGCCGCCTCGATCGCTTACTGACCTGAACCGCAATCATCGCGCCACAAAACAAAATGTCCGCTCGGCGGAGTGGCGCGGGTGAGAAAGGTCATGGTAAAATAAATGACGACCAGCATGCTCTCTCGTGAGAAAAGATAGACGACACTCATGACAACGGAATTCCCCACGGATGAATCCCAGCGCCTCATGGCGCTGCGCCAATACGGCGTTCTCGATACTCCTCCCGAAGAACGCTACGACAACATCACCGAGCTTGCGGCGGCGCTGTGTGACGTGCCGATCACCCTGGTCAGCCTGGTGGATGCGGAGAGGCAGTGGTTCAAATCCAAGGTGGGGATCACAATCGACGAGACCCATCGGCGTCTTTCTTTCTGCGCGCATACGATCCGCCAGCAGTCGCCGATGATTATCAACGACGCCAGCAGCGATCCACGCTTCGCGGACAACGATCTGGTGACGGGAGCGCCGTATATCCGGTTCTACGCCGGATTCCCGCTGACGAATAGCGAGGGCTACGCGCTGGGCACGCTCTGCGCGATCGACACCAAGCCGCGCGACCTGACGCCGGCGCAGTTCAAGGCGATGAAGGTGCTGACGCAGCAAGTGCTGACGGAGCTGGAGCTCCGGCGGTGCCTAGACGCCCTGGGGCGCTCGTACGACCAGGCGCGGCGCAGCGAAGATTCGGCCCGCACGCTGAAAGCGGCGATTCTGGACGCGTCGATCGACGCCATCATCACGATCGACAGCGGCGAAACCGTTCTGGAGTGGAATCCCGCCTCGGAAAAGGTGTTCGGCTATTCCCGGGATGAAGCGATCGGACGCCCCCTGTCCGGCCTGATCGTGCTGTCGTCGCACGACGATAGGAGCGAGCCGGAGATCGCGCAATTGATCGGCTCCGAGCAGGACCCCGAGCGCAGCGCGCGGCTCGAAGTCATTGGCGTCGGCAAGGACGGGCGTTCGTTCCCAGTCGAGATGTCGGCGGTGGCCGTTCCGCTGGACGACCGGCTTTTGTTCACGATCTATCTGCGGGATATCACCGAGCGCAAGCAGACGGAAGCCGAGAACGCGCGGCTGCTGGCCAAGACGCAGACCGACGCCCTGTGGCGATGGGGCTTTCTGCGCGATGTCCTGAAGAACGTCACCAACGGCAAGCTGCGCCTGGCGGAGAATAGCGCCGAGCTGCCCCCGCGCCCGGCGAATCTTATTCCAATCACCCGGGAAACGCTGCCGGAATTCCGCCACCGCGCCATCCACGCCGCGGAAGCTGCGGAGTTCACCAAAGACAGAATTTACGATCTCGCCACGGCGGTCAGCGAAACGGCGATGAACGCCGTCGTCCACGCCCGCGACGGACAGGGCTGCGTCTCGATCAGCGACGACGGCGTCATCCAAGTCTGGATCGAGGATCGCGGTCAGGGGATCCATATCGACCACCTCCCGCGCGCCATGCTGGAAAAGGGCTACACCACCGCCGACAGCTTCGGCCACGGCCTGAAACTGACGCTCCAGACCGCGGACCGCGTCTGGCTCCTCACGAACAGTTCGGGCACCACGATCGTCGTGGAAAAGGACCGCGAAGAGCCCATCCCGCCCTGGCTTATCGGCTAAACTCGCCGCCGGAGGAGACCCGCGAACAGCCGGGAATGTCCGCCACGCGCTCAAACACGCGCAGGCCGTGATTTCGCGCCGTCGCCACCATCAGGTCCGCCCCTTCGGAGGGGCCGCCGACACGCAAAACCGCGTCGCAGCGCGCCAGAAGCCGCTCGGCGATCGGGTGAAAGATCTCCTGGAACGGCGCATCCCCCACCCGCTCCGAACCGGCGAGCGCGACGAGCGGCAGCGCGAACCACTCTCCCACCACCGGCACATGCCCGGCGCGAAAAATCGGGAGCGCCAATTCCTCCATCATCCGCACATTCGCCGCCAGCTTCCCGGGATCGTCGCCGGTCCCGGATCGGTATGGACCGGCGATCAAAATCATCAGTCCCTTTTCATTGCTCTGCATGGTTTTCATCCTTCTTCGTGCTTTTGTCGGGTACAATCGCGCATGAATCTGCACGAAATTACGCATTTCCATTTACCAGACTCCGTTATTGCATATTTCGTGCAGAATCATGCAATAACGGGCAAAAAAAAATTATGCTAACCACTCACCGCAAGCAGCACATCCTCGCCGTGTTACAGCGAGATGGACAGATTATCGCGAAGACGCTCAGCCTGGAGCTCGGGCTCTCGGAGGACACGATCCGGCGCGATCTGCGTGAACTGGCCCAGGAGGGCCTGCTGCAGCGCGTGCATGGCGGCGCGCTGCCGGCGTCGCCCGCCGTGGTGGACTTCGCGGGGCGTCAGCGCATTGCGCCGCAGGCAAAGGTGCGGATCGGGCAGGCGGGCGCGCGGATGGTGAGGCCAGGTCAGGTGGTGATCTTGGATGGCGGGACAACCGCCGTGCAGCTCGCGCGCCATCTGCCGCCGGATCTTGTGGCGACGGTGGTGACGCACAGCCCCAGCATCGCGGTGGAGCTGGCCCAGCACCCATCGGTGGAGGTCGTGGTGATTGGGGGGCGTTTGTTCAAACACTCCGTGGTGACGGTCGGCGCGGCGGCGATCGAGACTCTGAAGCGCATCCGGGCCGATACTTACTTCATGGGCGTGACCGGGATCCACCCCGACGCTGGCCTGACCACCGGGGACCTGGAGGAAAGCTATATGAAGCGCCTGCTCAGCGATCAAGCGGCGGACACCGTCGTGCTCGCCTCCGCCGAAAAGCTCGGCGCCGCATCGCCCTATCTCATCGGTCCGGTCAGCGAGGCGAGCAGCATTATTACCGAGCGGGATGTCCCGGAAAAGCTCATCGCGCCGTACCTTGATCTTGGGATTCCCGTCGTTCGCGCGTGACATTGTTGCTGGCCGGCCCGCGCTCCATAAGTGAATTCTAATCGTTTTTCGTCAAGATTTAACATTCTCTTAACAAATCCGCCCACATCGCAGAGGTACTATCGTTGTACTCTCCCTGAACGAGATGCACTCAGTTTTGACGGTCCCAACGGAAAGGTTACCCGTTCCATGACGCCACATTCTCGCTCGAAAAGCGGCTTCACACTCATTGAATTACTCGTTGTCATCGCGATTATCGCGATTCTCGCCGCGATCCTGTTCCCAGTGTTCGCGCAGGCTCGGGAAAAGGCGCGTCAGATCACCTGCACGTCCAACCTGAAGCAGTTTGGGCTGGCGATCCTGCAATACGCTCAGGATAACGACGAATCGATGCCGGTGGCTTACAGCGCGGCGTATCAAGTCGGACCGCTGACAAGCCAGCTCGCCGGCACGCCTCAGGTGGGCGTCCATATGGAGATCATGCCGTATGTCAAATCCGAGGCGATGTTCAAGTGCCCGGATGACGGCGGCTTTGAGCTGAACGGCGCGAACCCGGACACCGTACCGAACGTGCTGGCGAACGGAAACGCGATCTCGGGCGCACTGTACCAGCAGGTCTACGGCAGCTCTTACAAGTTCACCCACGAAAACTTCTCGAACCCATTCCCGGTCAAGACGCTCACCGGATACGCCACGAACACCGGCGAGTGCACCGGCGGCGGAACGATCACCGTCACGCCGACCGGCTATAACTACAATCCCCCGGGGGCGTGCAGCGGGACCGCTCCCGGCGTCGTGGCGCTTTCCTACTTCTCGCGCCCGTCGGAAACACGGATGATGCGCGACTTCAACCCACCCTTCGATCAGGATGACGACAAGGTCTGGCATCCCAACGGCGGCTCCGTGGCGTATGTCGACGGCCACGTGAAGTTCCTGATCGGCGCCAAGGCCCCGCTCGGCCCCGGCAACCCCGGCTCCAGCAACGGCTACTTCAAGGGATGCGACGGCCCGGACTGGGCGTTCGACGATCCCGGCTCCTGCAACAGCTCCGGCTTCCAGCGCAACGGCGATTAACACCTCGCGGCAACGGTTTGCAATCTCCTAACGACGGGAGGCGTCTGGCTTTTTGGGCCAGACGCCTCCCGCGTTTGTTTGGCATGTTTCTTGCACGGCAGAGCATCGTAAGACCAAAGAAGTTCGTCTGGATCGTAACTCTATGTCAGGAGATCCCTCATGAAATATGGTTTTGCGCTTGCCACAGCCGCGCTCACAATTCTCAGCAGCGCCGCATTCGCCCAAGCTCCCGTCAACGCGTCGCCAAGCATCGTTATCACCGTGGACGAACACGGCCACGGCATCGCCACTAGCAGCGCCAGCCCTGGCGTGACATTCACGCTTCCCTCCGCCTATATCCCCGATCCCGGTCCCGGCGGCAACCCATCGGCGCTGACCTACTCGCTCGGCTTTCCGCCCGCATTCGTTCCCGGAGACGTGATTGTCGTGGATAGCCCATCCTCTGGATTTCAATTTAGCGATCTGGTCCGTTTCAATCCTTCAGATCAAAACACGCCGGCCACACTGGTTTTTTATTCGTTTGATGAGGGCGTCAACTCACTCCCGACTTCGATTTATCCGTTCTTCTCATTCGCCGAAGAGGACAGCAGCGGCGTCGCCACTTATGTCCCTCAGTCCGGCGATCCCGGCTATATCGATGGTTTCAATCTCACGTACCACTTCGTGAGCGACGCCGTCGTGCCAGAGCCCTCCACATTCGCCGTTCTAGGCTTCGGAGCCTTCGGCGTCGCGCTTCTCGTTATCGGGACACGCCGTCGCAAGCTCTCTGTCTGACCGCTTTTTCCCTCAAACTCCCCGCAGCCCTGCCGCCTTTCCTCAGGCGGCGGGGCTCTTTCTTCTCAAATGCGCTTTATTTCTCCAAAACGTTGCCGAAGCTTGCCTGCTTGGCACGCTTCTTGCAGTGTCAAAAACCAATATTAGTGACAGTTGAATTGCCATTGCATTTTAGGAGATCTTACGTGAAATACAGCCTCATGACCCTGGGGGCGACCGCAGCTCTCACCTTCGTCGCCAGCGGCGCATTCGCCCAAAACCCACCGATCATTCCCGATGTCATTTTCGCTGCGGATTCTCACGGCAACGGACTTGGCTTCGCTCAGGGCGGTTTCCTCCGTCCGCTGTATTCCTATATCAGTCAGGATCCAGGGCCGGGCGGAAATTCGACGGCGCTCACCTATTCGCTGGATTACCCGCCCTCGATCGTGCCGGGCGATGTGGCTCTCATCGACCCTAGCAACAGCCACTACGATGGTTTGATTCGCTTTAATCCCGGTGATCAGAACACATCGGCTTCGTTTGTGTTCTATTCGGCGGAAAACGGAATCAACAGCGGGCCAACATCCTTCTATCCTAACTACACGTTTTCCTTCGAGGATTCCAACGGTATTGCGGAATACATCCCGCAAGCCAACGATCCGGGCTACGTGGACGGTTTTATCGTAGAATATGTCTTCCTCAACGATGCGGTTCCGGAACCCTCGACGTACGCCGCACTCGGCCTGGGCATCCTGGGCGTCGCCATGCTCGTCCTGCGATCGCGCCGCCGCCGCACGTTCACCGTCTGACACCCACTGGCCCCTGCTGTTTCCCCATCAGCAGGGGCCTCGCGCCTCTCGTCCGCCGCTGCAACCAAATGGACGCTTTCGTGTCTCAAGAGTTAATACACTTGCGATGACCGAGGCTTCCCATGAAACTCTCCCAGTGCTGGTCCACGATTCGGCTTCCGCTCGTTCTTCTCGCCATCGTTCTCATTCCGCTGAGCATTTACGGCATTGTCCAGGATATTCGGTCGGACTTTCACACCATCCAGACTCAGGGGGACGAGTACGCCCGCTCGCCGGGCTGCTCGCCCCGTGCGGAAAACGTCGACCCCGCTCTCTCCCCCTGCACGGAAGCGCCGATGACGGTGGTCGATGTGCAAACGCATTCGGAATCTTCCAAGTCGTATGGATCGCGGACGGTCTATGACCTGATCGTCCGCGACCAGTGGGGCGTCACTCAGACATATACGCATGTCTATGAGAACTTTGCCGCGTCGCGCCGGCCGGGCGAGCAGATCTCCGCTCAATACTGGCGCGGCCATGTGGAGGAGCTGACCGCCGGTCAAGATCACTACCCCGTCGGCTACATGCCTCCGCAAGTGCAGCGCAACGGCGCCGTGATTTTTGTCTGGCTCATGGCGCTCTTCGGAAGCTTCGGCGTGATCCGCCTGGTCATTCAATTCTGGGACTACCCGAACCTGCCGCCTTTTTACCGGAGATCGATGTTTCGGTAATCGCCCGGTTTGCCGCGACAATCGTCGGCGACAGCGTCGTTACGGAGCGATGGTCATCTGCGACGATTGTCCTGCTTCGGAGTGCGGCGCGACCCACACGGTCAGTTCACAGGGCTCCACGGTTTGCTTGCGGTCGATGTTCCAGAAACCCAGTTCGCGCTTGGTAAGCATGAAGCGGACGAGACGCGATTCGCCGGCCTTCAATAGAATCTTTTGATATCCTTTGAGTTCACGGATCGGGCGGACGACGCTGGTTCCCCGCTCGCGGATGTAGAGCTGGGCGATCTCCTCGCCCGCGCGCGCACCGGAGTTTGTGACGGTCGCTTCGACGGTAATCGCCGCGCCGCCATTCAGTTCTTTGACGTGAGCCGCCGGCGTGGTGATTTTCGTGGGAGAGTAATCGAACTTCGTATAGGAAAGGCCCCAGCCGAAGGGGAACTGCGCCGTGGTGAGCTCGTCGATGTAGCGCGTCACATAGGGGTTGCCAGGATTCACGGGCCGGCCGGTATTCATGACGCTATAGTACAGCGGCTCCTGTCCGACAGAGCGCGGGAAGCTCGCGGTGAGCTTTCCGGCGGGATTGCTTTCGCCGTAAAGCGTGTCCACCAGCGCCGGCCCCGCCTGGACTCCGGGGAACCAGGCTTCCAGGATCGCCGGGAGATGCGCGGCTTCCCAGGGCAGCGCCAGCGGGCGGCCGCTAAAGAGCACCAGCACGACCGGCTTCCCCGTGGCGGCGACCGCTTCCAGCAGCTTGAGCTGATTGCCGGGCAGGTCGAGCTTTGTGCGCGAAGCCGCCTCGCCCGTCATTCCCCGGCTCTCGCCCAGCGCCATCACGACGACATCCGCGCGGTTCGCCGCATCGAGGGCGTCGTGGAATCCGGCTTCGGAGTCGGTCTCGATCTCCGTTCCTTTGGCGTAGACCAATTTGTCTTTCAAACGGCCCGCGAGCGCTTGTTTGAGCGTGACGACATCCGAGCCCTGGCCCCGGCCCTCCCACCCGCCCAGCATATCTCCGGCGCTGTCGGCGAGCGGTCCGATCAGGGCGACTGTTTTTCCATCGGCGAGCGGCAGCGCGGGAGCCCCGCCGGAGATGGGGTCATTCTTCAGCAGCACGAACGATTCTTCGGCGGCGCGGCGAGCGAGCGCCACATGCTCCGGGGCCAGGAGGACGGTTTTGCTGCGAGTTTCATCAGTGTACGGATGCGAAAACAGGCCCATGGCGATCTTGACGCGCAGGATGCGCTCGACAGCTTCGTCCACGGCACGCTCCGGGACCTTGCCGCTCCGGACCAGCTTGACCAAATTCTCTCCGTACAGGCCGCTTCCCATATCCATGTCCACGCCGGCGGTCACGGCCTTGCGCGCGGCGGTCTCGCCATCGAGCGCGACGCCGTGGTTGATTAACTCGCCGACGGAGTTCCAGTCGCTCACCACGAAGCCGCGAAATCCCCACTCGCCGCGCAGCACGTCGGTCAGCGTATCATGGTTCGCGGAGGCGGGTACGCCCTGTAAACTGCTGAATGCGCTCATCAGAGAGCCCGCGCCGGCGTCCACCGCCGCCTGGAACGGCGGGAAGTAAACATCGCGCAGCGTACGGTCGGACATATCGACCGCATTGTAATCGCGCCCGCTCTCGGCGCCGCCATAGGCCACGAAGTGCTTGACGCACGCGACCATCGACGTGGGATCCGACAAGTCCTTCCC from Capsulimonas corticalis harbors:
- a CDS encoding sensor domain-containing diguanylate cyclase, whose protein sequence is MQDYHALLRRQLKRHVKITEEIPEDWRAFLAAVNQAYGDSDSSRRLLERAVDLSSAELFESNAELRAILQALPDFLFRIDSRNAIIPLVPSDIDRSDICLRVLDETSHHRCAGQFREALEQIRASHAPLNFEYEFTHDHQEYFYEARLAPFMEAGVIGLLRDITVRKQAERSLKVSEERARLAHLDLMVIKGELEAEQEKLRKLATEDNLTGLWNRRVIFEHLAGDLIDAKQNKRSVAVVMADLDGFKQINDTNGHQVGDIVLQETAKRLKACVRTSDAVGRYGGEEFLIILNDCDGDSAIRRAEELRLAVNRSPIALIEGKIEVTCSFGVSWTRESYYSIDPIVREADTALYQAKHTGKNKVVAASIAY
- a CDS encoding PAS domain S-box protein, producing the protein MTTEFPTDESQRLMALRQYGVLDTPPEERYDNITELAAALCDVPITLVSLVDAERQWFKSKVGITIDETHRRLSFCAHTIRQQSPMIINDASSDPRFADNDLVTGAPYIRFYAGFPLTNSEGYALGTLCAIDTKPRDLTPAQFKAMKVLTQQVLTELELRRCLDALGRSYDQARRSEDSARTLKAAILDASIDAIITIDSGETVLEWNPASEKVFGYSRDEAIGRPLSGLIVLSSHDDRSEPEIAQLIGSEQDPERSARLEVIGVGKDGRSFPVEMSAVAVPLDDRLLFTIYLRDITERKQTEAENARLLAKTQTDALWRWGFLRDVLKNVTNGKLRLAENSAELPPRPANLIPITRETLPEFRHRAIHAAEAAEFTKDRIYDLATAVSETAMNAVVHARDGQGCVSISDDGVIQVWIEDRGQGIHIDHLPRAMLEKGYTTADSFGHGLKLTLQTADRVWLLTNSSGTTIVVEKDREEPIPPWLIG
- a CDS encoding DUF4406 domain-containing protein produces the protein MQSNEKGLMILIAGPYRSGTGDDPGKLAANVRMMEELALPIFRAGHVPVVGEWFALPLVALAGSERVGDAPFQEIFHPIAERLLARCDAVLRVGGPSEGADLMVATARNHGLRVFERVADIPGCSRVSSGGEFSR
- a CDS encoding DeoR/GlpR family DNA-binding transcription regulator, with the protein product MLTTHRKQHILAVLQRDGQIIAKTLSLELGLSEDTIRRDLRELAQEGLLQRVHGGALPASPAVVDFAGRQRIAPQAKVRIGQAGARMVRPGQVVILDGGTTAVQLARHLPPDLVATVVTHSPSIAVELAQHPSVEVVVIGGRLFKHSVVTVGAAAIETLKRIRADTYFMGVTGIHPDAGLTTGDLEESYMKRLLSDQAADTVVLASAEKLGAASPYLIGPVSEASSIITERDVPEKLIAPYLDLGIPVVRA
- a CDS encoding DUF1559 domain-containing protein: MTPHSRSKSGFTLIELLVVIAIIAILAAILFPVFAQAREKARQITCTSNLKQFGLAILQYAQDNDESMPVAYSAAYQVGPLTSQLAGTPQVGVHMEIMPYVKSEAMFKCPDDGGFELNGANPDTVPNVLANGNAISGALYQQVYGSSYKFTHENFSNPFPVKTLTGYATNTGECTGGGTITVTPTGYNYNPPGACSGTAPGVVALSYFSRPSETRMMRDFNPPFDQDDDKVWHPNGGSVAYVDGHVKFLIGAKAPLGPGNPGSSNGYFKGCDGPDWAFDDPGSCNSSGFQRNGD
- a CDS encoding PEP-CTERM sorting domain-containing protein encodes the protein MKYGFALATAALTILSSAAFAQAPVNASPSIVITVDEHGHGIATSSASPGVTFTLPSAYIPDPGPGGNPSALTYSLGFPPAFVPGDVIVVDSPSSGFQFSDLVRFNPSDQNTPATLVFYSFDEGVNSLPTSIYPFFSFAEEDSSGVATYVPQSGDPGYIDGFNLTYHFVSDAVVPEPSTFAVLGFGAFGVALLVIGTRRRKLSV
- a CDS encoding PEP-CTERM sorting domain-containing protein, whose amino-acid sequence is MKYSLMTLGATAALTFVASGAFAQNPPIIPDVIFAADSHGNGLGFAQGGFLRPLYSYISQDPGPGGNSTALTYSLDYPPSIVPGDVALIDPSNSHYDGLIRFNPGDQNTSASFVFYSAENGINSGPTSFYPNYTFSFEDSNGIAEYIPQANDPGYVDGFIVEYVFLNDAVPEPSTYAALGLGILGVAMLVLRSRRRRTFTV
- a CDS encoding glycoside hydrolase family 3 N-terminal domain-containing protein; protein product: MRAHLLIHDRRGFFRGVAVLTLLGLPAFARGQALAVSPFSAQVEKQAAEMRRKMTLEEKVGQLVQFPNGGTRGPDGKGIDQNELVARGGVGSLMNPPDAGAVNAFQKQAVEKSRMKIPVIVAMDVIHGYRTIFPVPLALSASWDPGLVEKTSRVAAVEATSEGIRWTFSPMVDIARDARWGRIMEGAGEDPYLGALFAAAAVRGYQGKDLSDPTSMVACVKHFVAYGGAESGRDYNAVDMSDRTLRDVYFPPFQAAVDAGAGSLMSAFSSLQGVPASANHDTLTDVLRGEWGFRGFVVSDWNSVGELINHGVALDGETAARKAVTAGVDMDMGSGLYGENLVKLVRSGKVPERAVDEAVERILRVKIAMGLFSHPYTDETRSKTVLLAPEHVALARRAAEESFVLLKNDPISGGAPALPLADGKTVALIGPLADSAGDMLGGWEGRGQGSDVVTLKQALAGRLKDKLVYAKGTEIETDSEAGFHDALDAANRADVVVMALGESRGMTGEAASRTKLDLPGNQLKLLEAVAATGKPVVLVLFSGRPLALPWEAAHLPAILEAWFPGVQAGPALVDTLYGESNPAGKLTASFPRSVGQEPLYYSVMNTGRPVNPGNPYVTRYIDELTTAQFPFGWGLSYTKFDYSPTKITTPAAHVKELNGGAAITVEATVTNSGARAGEEIAQLYIRERGTSVVRPIRELKGYQKILLKAGESRLVRFMLTKRELGFWNIDRKQTVEPCELTVWVAPHSEAGQSSQMTIAP